A DNA window from Halorubrum sp. DM2 contains the following coding sequences:
- a CDS encoding cytochrome P450, whose product MSVTPPGPLGDPVFGNGRQFADDPFGFLRACADSYGDVVRLDLGPRETYLLTNPADVERVLVADAERYRKPQFGDDAMDALLGDGLLMSDGDTWQRQRKLANPSFHNRRIGALDGTMVDHTRSQLADWRDGDVVDVQLEVARLTVKIIVSAMFGADITDEEVKTVQENLEPLGARFEPDPRRYLIPNWVPTRENREFDAAIDTLESVIDGIVDRRRGTERDPSVDPAGSEGVAVPGPAGDGDGDLPMDLLSVLLRARDRGEQTDENLRDELVTMLLAGHDTTALALTYTFYLLSNHPEARERVEREAEAATAEGPPTAADVREMEYTERVLNESMRLYPPVYTLFREPKLDVKLGGYRIPEGSALMVSQWVVHRSDRWYDDPEAFDPDRWRPERRSGRPRFAFFPFGGGPRHCIGKSFSLLEAKLILAEVCSRFELDYEGPDLSLRGSLTMHPNHPVPMRLRERP is encoded by the coding sequence ATGTCAGTCACGCCGCCCGGACCCCTCGGAGACCCCGTGTTCGGGAACGGTCGCCAGTTCGCCGACGACCCGTTCGGGTTCCTCCGCGCCTGCGCCGACAGCTACGGCGACGTGGTGCGGCTGGATCTGGGCCCCCGCGAGACGTACCTGCTCACGAACCCCGCCGACGTCGAGCGCGTGCTCGTCGCCGACGCCGAGCGGTACCGGAAGCCCCAGTTCGGCGACGACGCGATGGACGCCTTACTCGGCGACGGGCTCCTCATGAGCGACGGCGACACGTGGCAGCGCCAGCGCAAGCTCGCGAACCCCTCGTTCCACAACCGGCGGATCGGCGCGCTCGACGGGACGATGGTCGATCACACCCGGTCGCAGCTCGCCGACTGGCGCGACGGCGACGTCGTCGACGTCCAGCTCGAAGTCGCCCGGCTCACCGTGAAGATCATCGTCTCGGCGATGTTCGGGGCCGACATCACCGACGAGGAAGTGAAGACGGTACAGGAGAACCTCGAACCGCTCGGCGCGCGGTTCGAGCCGGACCCCCGCCGGTACCTGATCCCGAACTGGGTGCCGACCCGCGAGAACCGCGAGTTCGACGCGGCGATCGACACCCTCGAATCCGTCATCGACGGGATCGTCGACCGCCGCCGCGGCACGGAGCGCGACCCGAGCGTCGACCCCGCCGGCTCCGAGGGCGTCGCGGTGCCCGGTCCCGCCGGCGACGGCGACGGCGACCTGCCGATGGACCTGCTGTCCGTCCTGCTCCGCGCCCGCGACCGCGGCGAGCAGACCGACGAGAACCTCCGCGACGAGCTGGTCACCATGCTGCTCGCTGGCCACGACACCACCGCGCTCGCGCTCACCTACACCTTCTACCTGCTCTCGAACCACCCCGAGGCCCGCGAGCGAGTCGAGCGCGAGGCCGAGGCGGCGACAGCTGAGGGTCCCCCGACCGCGGCCGACGTCCGCGAGATGGAGTACACCGAGCGCGTGCTCAACGAGTCGATGCGCCTCTACCCGCCCGTTTACACGCTGTTCCGCGAGCCCAAGCTCGACGTGAAACTGGGGGGGTACCGGATCCCGGAGGGGTCCGCGCTGATGGTCTCCCAGTGGGTCGTCCACCGCTCCGACCGCTGGTACGACGACCCCGAGGCGTTCGATCCGGACCGGTGGCGACCGGAGCGTCGGAGCGGGCGGCCTCGGTTCGCGTTTTTCCCGTTCGGCGGCGGTCCGCGCCACTGTATCGGGAAGTCCTTCTCGCTGCTGGAGGCGAAGCTCATCCTCGCGGAAGTCTGCTCGCGGTTCGAACTCGATTACGAGGGGCCGGACCTCTCCCTGCGCGGCTCGCTGACGATGCACCCGAACCACCCGGTGCCGATGCGGCTCCGCGAGCGACCGTGA